A genomic segment from Polyangium mundeleinium encodes:
- the hutI gene encoding imidazolonepropionase: protein MNARSFVLFARRIVTCDPTRATEADPLGVIEDGAIAVEGGAIVDVGSREDVLARRGALPVVSGEPAPLVTPGLVDAHTHAPWVGSRDGEYALRLAGAGYEAIAAAGGGIVSSMRAVRAASPDEIDRALSARLRRMASLGVTTVEAKSGYGLDEAGETKQLEALERAAARLDLPRVVPTFLALHAIPPEARADRAAYIEAVRERTLPAIAARRLARFVDVYVDRSAFSVEEARPVLTRARVLGLGVRVHAGQFADVGGAELAAELGAASADHLEQVSPEGGRALAVAGVRAVLLPVASFTLRQDPPPIALLRAAGVRLVVASDANPGTAPTESLPLALALAARLYGLTVPEVILGATREAAASLGLADVAGVVRPDARADLVVWDLLHENALVQPWGVSRALTVLRDGAPIAAQTPFSLG, encoded by the coding sequence GTGAACGCGCGTTCGTTCGTCCTTTTTGCGCGCCGGATCGTGACGTGTGATCCCACGCGGGCCACCGAAGCCGATCCGCTCGGCGTGATCGAAGACGGAGCCATCGCCGTCGAGGGAGGCGCGATCGTGGACGTCGGCTCGCGCGAGGACGTGCTCGCGCGTCGCGGCGCGCTCCCGGTCGTGTCCGGCGAACCCGCGCCGCTCGTGACGCCGGGCCTCGTCGATGCACACACGCATGCCCCGTGGGTCGGCTCGCGCGACGGGGAGTATGCCCTCCGGCTCGCGGGCGCGGGGTACGAGGCGATCGCCGCGGCCGGTGGCGGGATCGTGTCGAGCATGCGCGCCGTGCGAGCGGCGAGCCCGGACGAGATCGACAGGGCGCTCTCGGCAAGGCTTCGGCGTATGGCCTCGCTCGGCGTCACGACTGTCGAGGCGAAGAGCGGCTACGGCCTCGACGAAGCCGGCGAGACGAAACAACTCGAGGCCCTCGAACGCGCCGCCGCGCGGCTGGATCTCCCGCGCGTCGTGCCCACGTTCCTCGCGCTCCACGCGATCCCGCCCGAGGCGCGCGCCGATCGCGCTGCGTACATCGAGGCCGTCCGCGAGCGCACCTTGCCGGCCATCGCGGCGCGGCGTCTCGCGCGGTTCGTCGACGTGTACGTGGATCGCTCCGCGTTTTCGGTCGAAGAAGCGCGTCCCGTTCTCACGCGCGCGCGAGTGCTCGGGCTCGGCGTGCGCGTGCACGCGGGCCAGTTCGCCGACGTTGGGGGCGCGGAACTCGCGGCCGAGCTCGGCGCCGCGTCCGCCGATCACCTCGAACAGGTGAGCCCCGAGGGCGGGCGGGCCCTCGCCGTGGCCGGCGTGCGCGCCGTGCTCCTCCCCGTCGCGAGCTTCACGCTGCGGCAAGATCCGCCGCCGATCGCGCTCCTCCGCGCCGCGGGCGTCCGGCTCGTCGTGGCGAGCGACGCGAACCCCGGCACGGCGCCCACCGAGAGCCTACCGCTCGCGCTCGCCCTCGCGGCGCGCCTGTACGGCCTCACGGTGCCCGAGGTGATCCTCGGCGCGACCCGCGAAGCCGCGGCGTCGCTCGGGCTCGCAGACGTGGCGGGCGTGGTTCGTCCGGACGCACGTGCCGACCTCGTCGTATGGGATCTCCTGCACGAGAACGCGCTCGTTCAACCCTGGGGCGTCTCGCGGGCCCTCACCGTCCTCCGCGATGGCGCGCCGATCGCTGCGCAAACGCCGTTTTCGCTCGGCTGA
- a CDS encoding sigma 54-interacting transcriptional regulator, translating to MKPLVHETIEEQGEPLVPAGEPIPGLVGIFSCKAPQFVPLSLARGPIELGRTTHGALLDDDRLSRLHVRVEHEIGRFVVTDLGSRNGTYVDGARMQGRATFDAPRVLRIGRTLLIFVADVRPYQQGTVTTRGDMIVGPRLADALARVARSATLGSMLLVTGESGSGKELAARHFHASSPRASGPFVAVNCATIPVGVAERLLFGARKGAYSGATNDAEGFAQAAHGGTLFLDEIAELESGVQPKLLRLLEVGEILPLGASRPVKVDIHVVGATLKNLRAEAAKGRFREDLYYRIGNPEVRLPPLRDRLEEMPWLIRATLQKSGATLEPHPQLVEACALRAWPGNVRELSHELRQAAENALAAGRTVVEAGDLDPSAGLVLVDDNESEPQNASKPNDERIAEVLRRECGNVSAAARALGMHRTQLRRWLARRGGYPQAVMPDEGGHVTIETE from the coding sequence ATGAAGCCGCTGGTGCACGAGACGATCGAGGAGCAGGGCGAGCCGCTCGTGCCCGCGGGCGAGCCCATCCCCGGCCTCGTCGGGATCTTCTCGTGCAAGGCTCCGCAGTTCGTGCCGCTCAGCCTCGCCCGCGGGCCCATCGAGCTCGGCCGGACCACACATGGCGCCCTGCTCGACGACGACCGCCTTTCCCGGCTCCACGTGCGCGTCGAGCACGAGATCGGGCGGTTTGTCGTGACGGACCTTGGGAGCCGCAACGGCACCTACGTGGACGGCGCGCGTATGCAGGGCAGGGCGACGTTCGATGCGCCCCGCGTGCTGCGCATCGGCCGGACGCTCTTGATCTTCGTCGCCGACGTCCGCCCGTACCAGCAGGGGACGGTGACGACGCGCGGGGACATGATCGTGGGCCCGCGCCTCGCCGACGCGCTCGCGCGAGTAGCCCGGTCGGCCACGCTGGGCAGCATGCTGCTCGTCACGGGCGAGAGCGGCTCGGGCAAGGAGCTCGCGGCGCGCCATTTCCACGCGTCCTCGCCCCGCGCGAGCGGCCCGTTCGTCGCGGTCAACTGCGCGACCATCCCCGTGGGCGTCGCCGAACGCTTGCTCTTCGGCGCGCGCAAAGGCGCGTACTCGGGCGCGACGAACGACGCCGAGGGCTTCGCGCAAGCCGCGCATGGCGGCACGCTCTTCCTCGACGAGATCGCGGAGCTCGAGAGCGGCGTGCAGCCGAAGCTCCTGCGCCTGCTCGAGGTGGGCGAGATCCTACCGCTCGGCGCGAGCCGGCCCGTGAAGGTCGACATCCACGTGGTCGGCGCGACGCTGAAGAACCTGCGCGCCGAGGCCGCGAAGGGCCGCTTCCGCGAGGACCTCTACTACCGCATCGGCAACCCCGAGGTGCGCCTACCGCCGCTGCGCGACCGGCTCGAAGAGATGCCGTGGCTGATCCGCGCGACGCTTCAGAAATCAGGCGCGACGCTCGAGCCGCATCCGCAGCTCGTCGAAGCCTGCGCCCTCCGGGCCTGGCCCGGCAACGTCCGCGAGCTCTCGCACGAGCTCCGGCAGGCCGCGGAGAACGCGCTCGCCGCGGGCCGTACGGTCGTCGAGGCCGGGGATCTCGACCCTTCCGCCGGTCTCGTGCTCGTCGACGACAACGAGTCGGAGCCGCAGAACGCGTCGAAGCCAAACGACGAGCGGATCGCGGAGGTCCTGCGCCGCGAATGCGGAAACGTGTCGGCGGCGGCACGCGCGCTCGGGATGCACAGGACGCAGCTCCGGCGCTGGCTCGCGCGGCGAGGCGGTTATCCGCAGGCAGTCATGCCGGACGAAGGCGGGCACGTGACGATCGAGACGGAGTGA
- a CDS encoding acyl-CoA dehydrogenase, whose amino-acid sequence MKFLLFEQFRLGDILGRAPFEAWGVDEASMVLDGTYKFACEVLGPLNAVGDRSGCRLEGGRVYTPEGFKDAWDKLYEAGWKNVSVNPDWGGQGAPHALFALIEEILSGANTAFNMYPGLAHGAAEVIQLFGTARQKSLFLPPLYGGAWGGTMCLTEPHAGSDVGSSRTTAKKRDDGRYQIRGTKIFISGGDHDMAENIVHLVLARVEGAPPGTKGLSLFIVPRLRVKEDGTIEGSNDVAVGSIEHKMGINGSATCVLNFGENDGCIGELVGEVENHGMAQMFKMMNGARIAVGVQGVAVASSAFLNALDYARDRKQGPSIDHWKDPTAPRVAIVEHADVRRMLLEMKAKVEGIRALIVKLALHQDLVHVHQGSDDQKAQYHQGQVDLLVPLVKAYGSDQAFRVCEMAIQTYGGAGYIQDYPVEQYCRDAKIFSIYEGTNHIQAMDLVGRKLAQRGGQNLQEFLGDVAAFVQKHQGHPTVGPYLAELGAAQEALAGTAMRMLTWFQTGRMAMVPLAANRFLEMMSVVAVGWLLLEGAVLASEKAAALPNDESSARDRAFYEGKRHAAAYYARHVLPEVRSHAEILGREDRSPLDIPTDAFASL is encoded by the coding sequence ATGAAGTTTTTGCTCTTCGAGCAATTCCGTCTGGGTGACATCCTCGGACGCGCGCCGTTCGAGGCCTGGGGGGTCGACGAGGCCTCGATGGTGCTGGACGGGACGTACAAGTTCGCCTGCGAGGTGCTCGGGCCGCTGAACGCGGTGGGTGACCGGTCCGGGTGTCGCCTCGAAGGCGGGCGCGTCTACACGCCCGAGGGCTTCAAGGACGCGTGGGACAAGCTCTACGAGGCGGGCTGGAAAAACGTCTCGGTGAACCCCGACTGGGGCGGCCAGGGCGCGCCGCACGCGCTCTTCGCGCTCATCGAGGAGATCCTCTCGGGCGCGAACACGGCGTTCAACATGTACCCCGGCCTCGCGCACGGCGCGGCCGAGGTGATCCAGCTCTTCGGGACGGCGCGGCAGAAGTCGCTGTTCCTGCCGCCCCTCTACGGCGGCGCCTGGGGCGGGACGATGTGCCTCACGGAGCCGCACGCGGGCTCGGACGTGGGCTCGTCGCGCACGACGGCGAAGAAGCGCGACGACGGCCGCTACCAGATCCGCGGGACGAAGATCTTCATCTCCGGCGGCGATCACGACATGGCCGAGAACATCGTGCACCTCGTGCTCGCGCGCGTGGAAGGCGCCCCGCCCGGCACGAAGGGCCTGTCGCTCTTCATCGTGCCGCGCCTCCGCGTGAAGGAAGACGGCACGATCGAAGGCTCGAACGACGTCGCCGTCGGGAGCATCGAGCACAAGATGGGCATCAACGGCTCGGCGACGTGCGTGCTCAACTTCGGCGAGAACGACGGGTGTATCGGCGAGCTCGTGGGCGAAGTCGAGAACCACGGCATGGCGCAGATGTTCAAGATGATGAACGGCGCGCGCATCGCCGTCGGCGTGCAGGGCGTGGCCGTCGCGTCGAGCGCCTTCCTGAACGCGCTCGACTACGCGCGCGACCGCAAGCAAGGCCCGTCGATCGACCACTGGAAGGATCCGACGGCGCCGCGCGTGGCGATCGTCGAGCACGCGGACGTGCGGCGGATGCTGCTCGAGATGAAGGCGAAGGTGGAGGGCATCCGCGCGCTCATCGTGAAGCTCGCGCTGCACCAGGACCTCGTGCACGTCCACCAGGGCTCGGACGACCAGAAGGCCCAGTACCACCAGGGCCAGGTCGATCTGCTCGTGCCGCTCGTGAAGGCGTACGGTTCGGATCAGGCCTTCCGCGTCTGCGAGATGGCGATCCAGACGTACGGCGGCGCCGGGTACATCCAGGACTACCCGGTCGAGCAGTACTGCCGCGACGCAAAAATCTTCTCGATCTACGAGGGGACGAACCACATCCAGGCGATGGATCTCGTGGGCCGCAAGCTCGCCCAGCGCGGCGGGCAGAACCTGCAGGAGTTCCTCGGCGACGTGGCCGCGTTCGTGCAAAAGCACCAGGGTCACCCGACGGTCGGGCCTTACCTCGCGGAGCTCGGCGCCGCGCAGGAGGCGCTCGCGGGCACGGCGATGCGGATGCTGACGTGGTTCCAGACGGGCCGCATGGCGATGGTGCCGCTCGCCGCGAACCGCTTCCTCGAAATGATGAGCGTCGTCGCGGTGGGTTGGCTCTTGCTCGAAGGCGCCGTGCTCGCCTCGGAGAAGGCCGCCGCGCTGCCGAACGACGAGTCGTCCGCGCGCGACCGCGCCTTCTACGAGGGCAAGCGCCACGCGGCCGCCTACTACGCGCGCCACGTCCTGCCCGAGGTGCGCTCCCACGCCGAGATCCTCGGCCGCGAGGATCGCTCGCCGCTCGACATCCCCACGGACGCGTTCGCCTCGCTCTGA
- a CDS encoding sensor histidine kinase, producing MKLKNRLSLAVTVVSAATLLTSFLTVYVLVRRDETRDLDLALAAQAHALAQIADAKNPGRPAVLDGVAEVPESLRPTQRYIAVYDERGALLSATMNFGSEVPSFESLGASTVLPTEGVPVDLDVNGKALRGVTVPVGNGGAALLYAASRRTVDEDASFLHRTLGVLFLSATVATALFSRWLGGRLAGDVQAIARVAREVERGNLEARVGGGAHGSAETHALAADLDHMIEHLGALVAAQRLFVSHAAHELRSPLSTLRGELQLALRRPRDAAGYQRTIEEALVDVEALSRLSEDLLTLARVQAPRSLGSDVMAIGDIVADALRLARGPAEVRRVSLEQAPENTSAAPLLVRGDRGEIIRALRNLVDNAVAHGPAESPVLTTITRRDTSVEIAVIDRGPGVAKEDEPHIFEPFYRGTRDRGDDRPGAGLGLAIARGIARSLGGDVWLDVAHQAGARFVLSLPAITDADA from the coding sequence ATGAAGCTCAAGAACCGCTTGAGCCTCGCCGTCACGGTCGTCAGCGCCGCGACGCTGCTCACCTCGTTCCTCACGGTCTACGTCCTCGTACGCCGCGACGAGACGCGCGATCTCGACCTCGCCCTGGCGGCGCAGGCGCACGCGCTCGCGCAGATCGCGGACGCGAAGAACCCGGGCCGGCCCGCTGTGCTCGACGGGGTTGCCGAGGTGCCCGAGAGCCTGCGCCCGACCCAGCGTTACATCGCGGTCTACGACGAGCGCGGCGCGCTCCTCTCGGCGACGATGAACTTCGGCAGCGAGGTGCCGAGCTTCGAAAGCCTCGGGGCTTCGACTGTGTTGCCCACGGAGGGCGTGCCGGTCGATCTCGATGTGAACGGCAAGGCCCTCCGCGGCGTCACCGTGCCCGTCGGAAACGGGGGCGCCGCACTGCTCTACGCCGCCTCGCGCCGGACCGTCGACGAGGACGCTAGCTTTCTGCACCGCACTCTCGGCGTGCTGTTCCTCTCGGCGACCGTCGCGACCGCGCTCTTCTCCCGCTGGCTCGGCGGCCGCCTCGCGGGCGACGTGCAAGCTATCGCGCGCGTGGCCCGCGAGGTCGAGCGCGGCAACCTCGAAGCGCGCGTCGGCGGCGGTGCCCACGGCAGTGCCGAGACGCATGCGCTCGCGGCCGATCTCGACCACATGATCGAGCACCTCGGCGCGCTCGTCGCCGCGCAACGCCTCTTCGTCTCGCACGCGGCCCACGAACTCCGCTCGCCGCTCTCTACGCTGCGTGGCGAGCTCCAGCTCGCGCTGCGCAGGCCCCGCGACGCCGCCGGCTACCAGCGCACGATCGAGGAGGCGCTCGTCGACGTCGAGGCCCTCTCGCGCCTCTCCGAGGACCTGCTCACGCTCGCGCGCGTGCAGGCGCCGCGCTCGCTGGGCTCCGACGTCATGGCCATCGGAGACATCGTCGCCGACGCGCTCCGCCTGGCGCGCGGCCCGGCCGAGGTGCGGCGCGTCTCGCTCGAACAGGCGCCGGAAAACACGAGCGCCGCGCCCCTGCTCGTCCGCGGGGATCGGGGCGAGATCATCCGCGCGCTCCGGAACCTCGTCGACAACGCGGTCGCGCATGGCCCCGCGGAATCGCCGGTCCTCACCACGATCACGCGCCGCGACACCTCCGTCGAGATCGCCGTGATCGACCGCGGCCCCGGCGTCGCGAAGGAGGACGAACCCCACATCTTCGAGCCGTTTTACCGGGGCACGAGGGACCGCGGCGACGACCGGCCCGGCGCTGGACTCGGCCTCGCCATTGCGCGTGGCATCGCGCGAAGCCTCGGCGGCGACGTGTGGCTCGACGTCGCCCACCAAGCCGGCGCGCGGTTCGTCTTGTCGCTCCCCGCGATCACCGACGCCGACGCTTGA
- a CDS encoding response regulator transcription factor: MKILVVEDNKKLASFLSRALSEEGYAVDVVADGATAIQQIQALSYDLVILDWMLPEMDGLSVCRTVRQRGSQVPILMLTARAEVPERIAGLDAGADDYLAKPFDLGELLARVRARGRRASFVDTVLRVGPLVVDRADRRATVDGRRIDLTPREFALVAYLAREAGRVVPRTELLAKVWETSFDPGSNVVEVHVKNIREKFGPNAALIETVRGIGYRLSPSGP, from the coding sequence ATGAAAATCCTCGTCGTGGAGGACAACAAGAAGCTCGCGAGCTTCTTGTCTCGGGCGCTCAGCGAGGAGGGCTACGCCGTCGACGTGGTCGCCGACGGCGCCACTGCGATCCAGCAGATCCAGGCGCTCTCCTACGATCTCGTAATCCTCGACTGGATGCTCCCCGAGATGGACGGGCTCTCGGTGTGCCGCACGGTGCGACAGAGGGGCAGCCAGGTGCCGATCCTCATGCTCACGGCGCGCGCCGAGGTCCCCGAGCGTATCGCCGGCCTCGACGCCGGCGCCGACGACTACCTCGCCAAACCCTTCGATCTCGGCGAGCTGCTCGCGCGGGTCCGCGCGCGCGGGCGTCGCGCCTCCTTCGTCGACACCGTCCTCCGCGTGGGCCCGCTCGTCGTCGATCGCGCCGATCGCCGCGCCACGGTGGACGGGCGCCGCATCGACCTCACGCCGCGCGAGTTCGCGCTCGTCGCTTACCTCGCGCGCGAGGCAGGCCGCGTCGTGCCGCGCACGGAGCTGCTCGCGAAGGTGTGGGAGACGAGCTTCGATCCCGGCTCGAACGTGGTCGAGGTGCACGTGAAGAACATCCGCGAAAAATTCGGCCCGAACGCCGCCCTCATCGAGACGGTGCGCGGGATCGGCTATCGCCTCTCCCCGAGCGGACCATGA
- a CDS encoding TolC family protein, giving the protein MAHRKPWPCAALALAASLSFASAAGAASAPQDAALRPSAELDLGALEALVRARARGVETASLEVDLAAAEVKKSHTLPNPTLEASWGTIPIGQTNPPGLSSPMTQVPNYGVSLAYTFPLGKRGPLQDRARALERAARAGLSADVRVRALSLARTLGVLAATTMRLEGLRRMADEGRKQAELGEARHAADFAPGLEVERLKIEASRLEQSVRSAESEVSTALADCTATLGAPCEPFADAGAARTFLARWIERVGAAGRVEDRPDVRALAAYGEAASAEVRWAKAQAIPDPTVRFGYLRDQFVISGNHVNSLSLSVSIPLPIFDRGQAELAAAEAKRTRASAERQKTLETSRSRLPVLEQRLAAQKKRQRSLSEEILPRAEGTLKELARAAEGRLLPLTDVIQARRTVSELVVAEAESFAEAFDAALEIAAELGRTNEDPR; this is encoded by the coding sequence ATGGCCCACCGGAAACCCTGGCCCTGCGCGGCGCTCGCGCTCGCCGCGAGCTTGTCGTTCGCCTCCGCCGCGGGCGCCGCGAGCGCGCCGCAGGACGCCGCACTCCGCCCGAGCGCCGAGCTCGATCTCGGCGCGCTGGAGGCGCTCGTGCGTGCTCGTGCGCGAGGCGTGGAGACCGCTTCGCTCGAAGTGGATCTGGCCGCGGCCGAGGTGAAGAAGTCGCATACCTTGCCGAACCCCACGCTCGAAGCGAGCTGGGGGACGATCCCGATCGGACAGACGAACCCCCCTGGGCTCTCGTCGCCGATGACGCAGGTGCCGAACTACGGCGTCTCGCTCGCGTATACGTTTCCGCTCGGCAAGCGCGGACCGCTGCAGGATCGGGCGCGCGCGCTCGAACGCGCGGCGCGGGCCGGGCTCTCTGCGGACGTGCGCGTGCGGGCGCTCTCGCTTGCGCGGACGCTCGGCGTCCTCGCGGCCACGACGATGCGGCTCGAAGGCCTGCGGCGCATGGCCGACGAGGGGCGCAAGCAGGCCGAGCTCGGCGAGGCGCGCCACGCGGCCGACTTCGCGCCGGGGCTCGAGGTCGAGCGGCTCAAGATCGAGGCGAGCCGCCTGGAGCAGAGCGTCCGATCGGCCGAGAGCGAGGTGAGCACGGCGCTCGCCGACTGCACGGCGACACTCGGCGCTCCCTGTGAGCCCTTCGCGGACGCGGGCGCGGCGCGGACGTTCCTTGCGCGCTGGATCGAGCGCGTGGGCGCCGCCGGGCGCGTCGAGGACAGGCCCGACGTGCGCGCGCTCGCGGCGTACGGCGAGGCTGCGTCCGCGGAGGTGCGATGGGCGAAGGCGCAGGCGATCCCCGATCCCACCGTGCGCTTTGGCTACCTGCGGGATCAGTTCGTCATCTCGGGCAACCATGTGAACAGCCTGAGCTTGAGCGTGAGCATCCCGCTCCCGATCTTCGATCGCGGACAAGCCGAGCTCGCGGCCGCGGAGGCGAAACGCACGCGCGCCTCGGCCGAGCGGCAGAAGACCCTGGAGACGAGCCGCTCGCGGCTGCCCGTGCTCGAACAGCGGTTGGCCGCGCAGAAGAAGCGCCAGCGCTCGCTGTCGGAGGAGATCCTGCCGCGCGCGGAGGGGACGCTGAAGGAGCTCGCGCGCGCGGCGGAGGGCCGCCTCTTGCCGCTCACGGACGTGATCCAGGCCCGGCGCACGGTGAGCGAGCTCGTCGTGGCCGAGGCCGAGAGCTTCGCCGAAGCCTTCGATGCGGCGCTCGAGATCGCCGCCGAGCTTGGAAGGACGAACGAGGACCCCCGATGA
- a CDS encoding efflux RND transporter periplasmic adaptor subunit → MTRSHRSPRRTLSAVSLVLLCGAGAACHRSPQDKARPPFSAAEDVVALDPSTPGPMKFSTTEATAGDPLPLPPVTARVSTVESLTAPSFAPLAGRVVNLNVRLGDRVAEGDRLIEVRTSDLPTLQHERRAAELAIRTRKAVVERIEKLVEARAASQNELTVAQSELDEARLAAQMAAEKIRSLSIKTAGATSYWVLANRAGTVVQLDATPGKQVGPDGDKPIATVADLEDVLVLADVAQRDAPALTPGRTAEIRFPDGAAVGISGTIESVSDVVDPERQTVPVRVRVKNDRKLLRPNAFVSVFFMPPGEATVVGVPASAIVSDGARSVVFVETAAGTYQRRHVEVGRQSKERAEVLSGVRAGERVVSSGALLLLNALDVEG, encoded by the coding sequence ATGACCCGATCACACCGAAGCCCCCGACGAACCCTTTCCGCCGTCTCGCTCGTGCTGCTCTGCGGGGCAGGCGCCGCGTGCCACAGGAGCCCGCAGGACAAGGCACGACCGCCGTTCTCGGCCGCCGAGGATGTCGTGGCCCTCGACCCGTCCACGCCGGGTCCAATGAAGTTCTCGACCACCGAGGCCACCGCGGGGGATCCTTTGCCGCTGCCGCCCGTGACGGCGCGCGTCTCCACGGTGGAGAGCCTGACGGCGCCGAGCTTCGCGCCGCTCGCGGGGCGCGTGGTCAACTTGAACGTGCGTCTCGGCGATCGCGTGGCCGAGGGGGATCGGCTGATCGAGGTACGTACCTCGGATCTGCCGACGCTCCAGCACGAGCGGCGTGCTGCCGAGCTCGCGATTAGGACGCGCAAGGCCGTCGTCGAGCGGATCGAGAAGCTCGTCGAAGCGCGCGCCGCGTCGCAGAATGAGCTCACGGTAGCGCAGAGCGAGCTCGACGAGGCGAGGCTCGCGGCGCAGATGGCGGCGGAAAAGATCCGCAGCCTCTCGATCAAGACCGCCGGCGCCACGTCGTACTGGGTGCTCGCGAACCGGGCCGGCACCGTCGTGCAGCTCGACGCGACGCCTGGCAAGCAGGTTGGGCCGGACGGGGACAAACCCATCGCCACGGTGGCCGATCTCGAGGACGTCCTGGTCCTCGCCGACGTCGCGCAGCGAGATGCCCCCGCCCTCACGCCCGGGCGTACGGCCGAGATCCGCTTCCCGGACGGCGCGGCAGTCGGGATCTCCGGCACGATCGAGTCCGTATCGGACGTGGTCGATCCCGAACGGCAAACCGTGCCCGTGCGCGTGCGCGTGAAGAACGATCGGAAGTTGCTCCGGCCAAACGCCTTCGTGAGCGTGTTCTTCATGCCGCCCGGCGAGGCGACGGTCGTCGGGGTCCCCGCCTCGGCGATCGTGAGCGACGGGGCGCGATCGGTCGTGTTCGTGGAGACCGCGGCTGGCACGTACCAGCGACGCCACGTGGAGGTGGGCCGCCAATCGAAGGAGCGCGCCGAGGTCCTCTCCGGCGTGCGTGCCGGCGAGCGCGTGGTGAGCAGCGGCGCGCTCCTCTTGCTCAACGCGCTCGACGTCGAGGGGTGA